One genomic segment of Centroberyx gerrardi isolate f3 chromosome 4, fCenGer3.hap1.cur.20231027, whole genome shotgun sequence includes these proteins:
- the tmtc3 gene encoding protein O-mannosyl-transferase TMTC3, translating to MAVVSWKEILLLTGLVVGCYWNSLSCGFVFDDVSAILDNKDLRPSTPLRNLFLNDFWGTPMAEERSHKSYRPLTVLTFRLNYLFSELSAASYHLLNVVLHAVVCVLFLRVCRLFLDKTSSLVAALLFAVHPIHTEAITGVVGRAELLSSIFLLAAFLAYTRSTGADHSIVWTPIALTVVLVAAATLCKEQGITVVGICCVHEVFVAQGFTLPMLLDTLLQVLRGKDGFPYAVLQTVLKLIVLVISTLLLVIVRVQVIQSQLPVFTRFDNPAAVSPTPTRQLTFNYLLPVNAWLLLNPSELCCDWTMGTIPLVESLLDLRNLATLLFYTSLGLLAYHSLRYRHSSAKTVIMALSLIVLPFIPASNLFFPVGFVVAERVLYVPSMGFCVLVAHGFRIVSHKGHLKKISWLLIGVLLTTHAVKTFNRNWDWESEYTLFTSALKVNKNNAKLWNNVGHALENQNNYEKALRYFLQATRVQPDDIGAHMNVGRTYKNLNKSKEAEDAYLIAKSLMPQIIPGKKYATRVAPNHLNVYINLANLIRANDSRLEEADQLYRQAISMRPDFKQAYISRGELLLKMNKPTEARDAYLRALELDRTNADLWYNLAIVNIEMKEPSEALKNFNHALELNPRHKLALFNSALLMQESGEPKFRPEANRRFLIYVEEEPEDANGYFNLGMLAMDANENAAAERWMRRAIGLQAGFRSALFNLALLYSQSRREIDALPVLDELLRHHPEHIKGLILKGDILMNHKKDTRGAKACFERILRMDPTNVQGKHNLCVVYFEERDLPRAERCLEETLALAPNEEYVRRHLSIVRSKMAAMSMAGQPLSSVEGATMSAKEEKGKRAKEGVEKVVEGEEEGRGAAAAVGKGAGDEKNVRKSSAESLGGVGEDQSEPLDSSQADKRTKSKSTKEIKDIEKKRAAALKRLEEIERILSGD from the exons ATGGCTGTCGTGTCATGGAAGGAGATTTTGCTTTTGACTGGACTGGTGGTGGGATGTTACTGGAACAGTCTGTCATGCGGCTTCGTGTTTGATGATGTCTCAGCAATACTTGACAATAAAGACCTGCGGCCCTCAACCCCTCTCCGCAACCTGTTCCTTAATGACTTCTGGGGAACGCCCATGGCTGAG GAGCGGAGCCATAAATCTTATCGACCCCTGACCGTACTCACCTTCCGGCTGAACTACCTCTTCAGTGAGCTGAGTGCCGCTTCCTACCACCTGCTCAATGTCGTGCTAcatgctgtagtgtgtgtgcttttcctGCGGGTGTGCCGTCTGTTTCTGGATAAGACTTCCAGCTTGGTGGCGGCACTGCTGTTTGCTGTGCACCCCATCCACACTGAAGCT ATCACAGGTGTGGTTGGCAGAGCTGAGCTCCTCTCTTCAATCTTTCTCCTGGCTGCTTTCCTGGCCTACACTAGATCCACAGGCGCAGACCATTCCATCG TTTGGACCCCCATTGCACTGACTGTGGTTCTGGTGGCTGCAGCAACTTTATGTAAGGAGCAGGGAATCACTGTCGTCGGCATCTGCTGTGTTCATGAGGTGTTTGTTGCACAAGGG TTTACCCTGCCAATGCTGCTGGACACACTTCTTCAAGTCCTGCGGGGTAAAGACGGTTTCCCCTACGCTGTCCTGCAAACTGTACTCAAGCTCATTGTCCTCGTCATCAGCACCCTGCTGCTGGTCATCGTCAGGGTCCAAGTCATCCAATCCCAGCTTCCCGTCTTCACCAG aTTCGATAACCCGGCAGCGGTCAGCCCCACTCCCACTAGACAACTGACGTTCAACTACCTACTTCCTGTGAATGCATGGCTGCTGCTGAATCCCTCGGAGCTCTGCTGCGACTGGACGATGGGCACCATCCCTCTGGTGGAATCACTCCTGGACCTCCGCAACCTGGCCACCCTCTTATTCTACACTTCGCTGGGCCTGCTAGCTTACCACAGCCTGCGCTACAGACACAGCTCTGCCAAGACCGTCATTATG GCCCTCTCTTTGATCGTGCTGCCTTTCATTCCTGCGTCCAACCTCTTCTTCCCCGTGGGATTTGTTGTGGCGGAGCGGGTGCTTTATGTGCCCAGTATGGGCTTCTGTGTGCTTGTGGCACATGGATTCAGGATTGTCTCACATAAAGG ACACCTGAAGAAGATTTCCTGGTTGCTGATTGGAGTGCTACTAACCACACATGCAGTGAAAACTTTCAACAGGAATTGGGATTGGGAGTCTGAGTACACGCTCTTCACCTCTGCCCTCAAG GTCAACAAAAACAATGCCAAGCTTTGGAATAATGTTGGCCATGCTCTAGAGAACCAAAACAATTACGAAAAAGCCCTGCGGTATTTTCTCCAGGCCACCCGAGTCCAGCCAG ATGACATTGGTGCTCATATGAACGTGGGAAGAACCTACAAAAACCTGAACAAGTCCAAAGAGGCCGAAGACGCCTACTTGATTGCCAAATCCCTCATGCCACAg ATTATTCCTGGTAAGAAGTATGCCACACGCGTTGCCCCGAACCACCTGAACGTTTATATAAACCTGGCTAATCTGATCCGGGCCAACGACTCACGGCTAGAAGAGGCTGACCAGCTCTACCGGCAAGCAATCAGCATGAGACCAGACTTCAAGCAAGCCTACATCAGCAG AGGGGAGCTCCTGCTGAAGATGAACAAGCCCACAGAGGCCCGGGACGCCTACCTCCGAGCCCTGGAGCTGGACCGCACCAACGCTGACTTGTGGTACAACCTGGCCATCGTCAACATTGAGATGAAGGAGCCCTCGGAGGCCCTGAAGAACTTCAACCACGCCCTGGAGCTCAACCCACGGCACAAGCTGGCGCTCTTTAACTCAGCCCTCCTCATGCAGGAGTCCG GTGAGCCCAAGTTCCGGCCCGAGGCCAATCGTCGTTTCCTGATCTATGTGGAGGAGGAGCCAGAAGACGCCAACGGCTACTTCAACCTTGGCATGCTAGCCATGGACGCCAATGAGAATGCGGCGGCCGAGCGCTGGATGCGTAGGGCCATCGGTTTGCAGGCTGGTTTCCGCAGCGCCCTGTTTAATCTGGCGTTGCTCTACTCTCAGTCCAGACGTGAGATAGACGCGCTGCCCGTGTTGGACGAGCTGCTACGCCACCATCCGGAGCACATCAAGGGCCTGATCCTGAAAGGTGACATCCTAATGAACCACAAGAAGGACACACGCGGCGCTAAAGCCTGCTTTGAACGCATCCTGCGCATGGATCCCACCAACGTGCAAGGAAAGCACAATTTATGCGTGGTCTACTTCGAGGAGCGCGACCTGCCACGGGCCGAGCGCTGCCTGGAGGAGACCCTGGCCCTGGCGCCAAACGAGGAGTACGTGCGTCGCCACTTGAGTATTGTTCGTAGCAAAATGGCTGCAATGAGCATGGCAGGGCAGCCGCTTAGCTCAGTAGAGGGAGCCACCATGTCAGctaaggaggagaaggggaagagagcaAAGGAGGGGGTGGAGAAGGTTGTGGAaggtgaggaggaagggaggggtgcCGCCGCCGCTGTTGGAAAGGGGGCTGGGGATGAGAAGAATGTGCGGAAATCCTCTGCAGAAAGCCTCGGAGGCGTAGGCGAGGACCAATCAGAGCCGCTGGACAGTAGCCAGGCTGACAAGCGGACTAAGAGCAAGTCCACTAAAGAGATTAAAGATATAGAGAAAAAAAGGGCAGCTGCCTTGAAGAGACTAGAGGAGATTGAGCGCATATTAAGTGGTGATTGA